Proteins from a genomic interval of Macadamia integrifolia cultivar HAES 741 unplaced genomic scaffold, SCU_Mint_v3 scaffold561, whole genome shotgun sequence:
- the LOC122069235 gene encoding protein HAIKU1-like, translating into MENSNISRNGHEEHLGIKKMGKNIKKSPLHQPNFTNTRRQSQPQVYNISKNDFRSFVQQLTGSPSQDPLPRPPQNPPKHPSMRLQKIRPPPLTPINRHQISPSAIVPAESPISAYMRYLQNSIIDSGPRPTQPPSSSGLLSTPPPPAFPSLGTHAFPSPHGNAPDLLLSPTSQFLLQSPSSFLNLSSPRSPHPLISPSFQYPPPLTLNFAYSPMSQSGILGPGPQPAPSPGNLFPSSLSEFFPIPSPRWRDQ; encoded by the coding sequence ATGGAGAATTCGAATATATCGAGGAATGGGCATGAAGAGCATCTGGGTAttaaaaaaatggggaagaacatcAAGAAAAGTCCTCTGCATCAACCCAATTTCACAAACACAAGGCGACAATCCCAGCCTCAGGTTTATAATATAAGCAAGAATGATTTCCGGAGCTTCGTTCAACAGTTGACTGGTTCACCCTCCCAAGACCCTTTGCCTCGACCGCCGCAGAACCCACCTAAACATCCAAGTATGCGTTTGCAGAAGATCCGTCCACCGCCATTGACGCCAATCAACCGACACCAGATTTCTCCTTCTGCAATTGTTCCAGCTGAATCTCCAATCTCTGCTTACATGAGATACCTTCAGAACTCTATCATTGACTCAGGTCCAAGGCCAACACAACCTCCGTCGTCGTCGGGTTTACTTTCGACCCCACCACCGCCGGCTTTCCCATCACTAGGGACTCATGCTTTCCCTTCTCCCCATGGGAATGCCCCTGATCTTTTGCTTTCCCCAACTTCTCAGTTTCTCTTGCAATCCCCAAGTTCTTTCTTGAATCTATCGTCTCCTCGTTCTCCTCATCCTTTGATTTCGCCCAGTTTTCAGTACCCTCCACCTCTGACTCTCAATTTTGCGTATTCACCCATGTCACAATCAGGGATTTTGGGTCCTGGGCCACAACCTGCACCCTCTCCTGGAAATTTATTTCCATCCTCCCTGTCTGAGTTCTTCCCCATCCCAAGTCCTAGATGGAGGGATCAATAA